The following are encoded together in the Actinoplanes sp. N902-109 genome:
- a CDS encoding amidohydrolase family protein encodes MTLIAIEEHWTLPQLAAALHDESLAFNDLGDNRQRLEDLGTGRIATMDEQGIDVAVLALTPPGTQPLPGAEAVRLSRAANDFAAKTVAAHPARFRALSTLPMSAPEQVPAELERAAGLGHVGTMVYGRSGDILLDDPVYDDFFATAARLRQPVFLHPQLPSDAVRDASYRGFDRITDLALATFGWGWHLDAATAALRLILRGTFDRHPDLQLVLGHWGEMLLFWLDRADSLSRVAGLQRKVSDYLRTNFFITASGMLNPALLQHALSVTTPDRLIFSTDYPFQRPARADIAAFLTHFATDADRDMFTSANAATLFGIDLPGPAGR; translated from the coding sequence ATGACTCTGATCGCGATCGAGGAACACTGGACGCTGCCCCAGCTCGCCGCCGCGCTGCACGACGAGAGCCTGGCCTTCAACGACCTGGGCGACAACCGGCAGCGCCTCGAGGACCTGGGGACGGGCCGCATCGCCACCATGGACGAGCAGGGCATCGACGTGGCGGTGCTGGCGCTCACCCCGCCGGGCACCCAGCCGCTGCCCGGCGCCGAGGCCGTGCGGCTGAGCCGGGCCGCCAACGACTTCGCCGCCAAGACGGTGGCCGCGCACCCGGCCCGCTTCCGCGCGCTGTCCACCCTGCCCATGTCGGCGCCCGAGCAGGTGCCCGCCGAGCTGGAACGCGCAGCCGGCCTGGGTCACGTCGGCACCATGGTCTACGGCCGCTCCGGCGACATCCTCCTCGACGACCCGGTGTACGACGACTTCTTCGCCACCGCCGCCCGCCTGCGCCAGCCGGTGTTCCTGCACCCGCAGTTGCCCTCGGACGCCGTGCGCGACGCGTCGTACCGCGGCTTCGACCGGATCACCGACCTGGCGCTGGCGACGTTCGGCTGGGGCTGGCACCTCGACGCCGCGACCGCGGCCCTGCGGCTGATCCTGCGCGGCACCTTCGACCGTCACCCGGACCTCCAGCTCGTCCTGGGCCACTGGGGCGAGATGCTGCTCTTCTGGCTCGACCGCGCGGACAGCCTGTCGCGGGTCGCGGGCCTGCAGCGCAAGGTGTCGGACTATCTGCGCACCAACTTCTTCATCACCGCCTCCGGCATGCTCAACCCGGCCCTGCTCCAGCATGCCCTGTCGGTCACCACCCCGGACCGCCTGATCTTCTCGACCGACTACCCGTTCCAGCGCCCGGCCCGCGCCGACATCGCCGCGTTCCTGACCCATTTCGCCACCGACGCCGACCGCGACATGTTCACCTCGGCCAACGCCGCCACCCTCTTCGGCATCGACCTGCCCGGTCCGGCCGGCCGGTAG
- a CDS encoding TetR/AcrR family transcriptional regulator has product MSGERGRPRSFDTDVALARATEVFWRHGYEGASLTHLTAAMGINRPSMYAAFGNKDELFRRVVARYAETDMAYAREALEQPTARAVIAAFLHANVDALTRTDRPAGCLSIQGGLACATGNGGVAEFLAASRLAGEARLAERLARAVTEGDLPAGTDPAALARFVMAVSEGHAVHAAAGVDRAGLHASAEIALQAVPHGAARD; this is encoded by the coding sequence ATGAGTGGTGAGCGCGGCCGGCCCCGGTCCTTCGACACCGACGTCGCCCTGGCGAGGGCGACCGAGGTCTTCTGGCGGCACGGGTACGAGGGTGCCTCGCTCACCCACCTGACCGCGGCGATGGGCATCAACCGCCCGAGCATGTACGCCGCCTTCGGCAACAAGGACGAGTTGTTCCGCCGGGTCGTGGCCCGTTACGCCGAGACGGACATGGCCTATGCCCGCGAGGCGCTGGAGCAGCCCACGGCCCGCGCGGTCATCGCCGCGTTCCTGCACGCCAACGTCGACGCGCTGACCCGCACCGACCGGCCCGCCGGGTGCCTGTCCATCCAGGGCGGGCTGGCCTGCGCGACCGGCAACGGCGGGGTGGCCGAGTTCCTGGCCGCGAGCCGGCTGGCCGGGGAGGCCCGGCTGGCCGAGCGGCTGGCCCGTGCGGTGACTGAGGGTGATCTGCCGGCCGGCACCGATCCGGCCGCGCTGGCCCGCTTCGTCATGGCCGTCAGCGAGGGGCACGCCGTGCACGCCGCGGCCGGGGTCGATCGGGCCGGCCTGCACGCCTCGGCCGAGATCGCCCTGCAAGCCGTCCCGCACGGGGCAGCGCGGGACTGA
- a CDS encoding NAD(P)H-binding protein — MTWLLSALPLSAPEKMPSGPRVVRADIRDAASLTEAFDGCDAVGPAGRTAGDLYSDGARAVVAAMPRAGGLDRTPVRPTYLQDRAAAGAYRIGDGGGPVRGWRISRADLAGFVVGDLEQRRRLHRTPSLAD; from the coding sequence ATGACGTGGTTGCTGAGTGCCCTGCCGCTCTCCGCGCCGGAGAAGATGCCGTCCGGGCCGCGCGTCGTCCGGGCCGACATCCGCGACGCCGCGAGCCTGACCGAGGCCTTCGATGGGTGCGACGCCGTCGGCCCGGCCGGGCGCACCGCCGGTGACCTGTACTCCGACGGTGCCCGGGCCGTCGTCGCCGCGATGCCCCGGGCCGGCGGGCTCGACCGGACGCCGGTGCGCCCCACCTATCTGCAGGACCGCGCCGCTGCCGGGGCGTACCGGATCGGCGACGGCGGTGGCCCGGTCCGGGGGTGGCGGATCTCGCGCGCCGATCTGGCCGGATTCGTCGTCGGGGATCTCGAACAGCGGCGCCGGCTGCACCGGACCCCCAGCCTCGCCGACTGA
- a CDS encoding WXG100 family type VII secretion target — MSVTTYPNLGFDPCPGSPESVSAFTQRVSTAAQGMQSANELMNRLRNDGSGVWQGDAGDAFRSHLNATLIDDLNRANQSLNTAVTALQGWGTSLGGFKERAADLESQATEAQQRLTAANDAQRRAAGNPDLGLAGQYFDTPDALADAQRRLDAATMRVRQADDEVAAAQDALEAVRKAARELQDEWDSASGKVAGELRRAAEFAPHKPGLLSRIGHDIADGISAVSDWVSDHLDDIHAVLSTVATVAGLLALVTPPPIDAIALGVSVVAGVGALATSIADPKVRGDLGEILHGDVKGNWGSVLQVGGDVAGLIPGFGLAKGAIKGGRPFLEIATEVAQKPGIVVNQIYKNVPAAAAFVEKVGLVGANATPQEVLQGITFAKRTFDSVKKEVKLGVELFGDDDE, encoded by the coding sequence ATGAGCGTGACGACGTACCCCAACCTGGGGTTCGACCCGTGCCCCGGCTCCCCGGAGAGCGTGTCGGCGTTCACCCAGCGGGTCTCCACCGCGGCGCAGGGCATGCAGTCGGCCAACGAGCTGATGAACCGGCTGCGCAACGACGGTTCCGGGGTGTGGCAGGGCGACGCGGGCGATGCGTTCCGCAGCCACCTCAACGCCACCCTGATCGACGACCTCAATCGGGCCAACCAGTCGCTGAACACCGCCGTCACCGCGTTGCAGGGGTGGGGCACCAGCCTCGGTGGCTTCAAGGAGCGGGCCGCCGACCTGGAGAGCCAGGCCACCGAGGCGCAGCAGCGGCTCACCGCGGCGAACGACGCGCAGCGCCGGGCCGCCGGCAACCCCGACCTCGGCCTGGCCGGGCAGTACTTCGACACCCCGGACGCCTTGGCCGACGCCCAGCGCCGGCTGGACGCGGCGACGATGCGGGTGCGGCAGGCCGACGACGAGGTGGCCGCCGCGCAGGACGCTCTCGAGGCCGTCCGCAAGGCCGCCCGCGAGCTGCAGGACGAGTGGGACTCCGCGTCCGGCAAGGTGGCCGGCGAGCTGCGCCGGGCGGCCGAGTTCGCCCCGCACAAACCTGGGCTGCTGAGCCGGATCGGCCACGACATCGCCGACGGCATCAGCGCGGTCAGCGACTGGGTCAGCGACCACCTCGACGACATCCACGCGGTGCTCAGCACCGTCGCCACCGTGGCCGGGCTGCTCGCGCTGGTGACCCCGCCGCCGATCGACGCGATCGCGCTCGGCGTCTCGGTGGTGGCCGGGGTGGGCGCCCTGGCCACCAGCATCGCCGACCCCAAGGTGCGCGGCGACCTCGGCGAGATCCTGCACGGCGACGTCAAGGGCAACTGGGGCTCGGTCCTGCAGGTCGGCGGCGACGTGGCCGGGCTGATCCCCGGCTTCGGCCTGGCCAAGGGTGCGATCAAGGGGGGCAGGCCGTTCCTGGAGATCGCCACCGAGGTCGCCCAGAAGCCCGGGATCGTGGTCAACCAGATCTACAAGAACGTCCCGGCGGCCGCCGCCTTCGTCGAGAAGGTCGGCCTGGTCGGCGCGAACGCCACGCCGCAGGAGGTGCTGCAGGGCATCACCTTCGCCAAGCGCACCTTCGACTCGGTCAAGAAGGAAGTCAAGCTGGGTGTCGAGCTGTTCGGTGACGACGATGAGTGA
- a CDS encoding uracil-DNA glycosylase, translating to MARAALPPAPAGRTLDEVERAVVACRRCPRLVAFREQAAAHPKPAFAGETYWARPVPGFGDPEAGVYVLGLATAAHGGNRTGRAFTGNATADWLVAALHRAGLATQPTSRHRADGLRLTGAWMASAVRCAPPGDRPAPQERRACASHLDAELALLTRVRVLVCLGALAWTAAADWAGVRPRPAFAHGAEQPTGRGLTLLATYHPSPQNTRTGRLTPAMLDTVLTRAVTLAAG from the coding sequence GTGGCGCGGGCGGCCCTCCCGCCGGCGCCGGCCGGGCGCACGCTCGACGAGGTGGAGCGGGCGGTGGTGGCGTGCCGCCGCTGCCCGCGGCTGGTCGCGTTCCGTGAGCAGGCCGCCGCACACCCGAAACCGGCGTTCGCGGGGGAGACCTACTGGGCCCGTCCGGTGCCGGGGTTCGGCGACCCCGAGGCCGGCGTGTACGTCCTCGGGCTGGCCACCGCCGCGCACGGCGGCAATCGCACCGGTCGCGCCTTCACCGGCAACGCCACGGCGGACTGGCTCGTCGCCGCCCTGCACCGAGCGGGCCTGGCAACCCAGCCGACGTCCCGGCACCGCGCCGACGGGCTGCGGCTGACCGGGGCCTGGATGGCCTCGGCCGTGCGCTGCGCGCCGCCGGGGGACCGGCCGGCTCCGCAGGAGCGCCGGGCCTGCGCGAGCCATCTCGACGCCGAGCTGGCCCTGCTGACCCGGGTCCGGGTGCTGGTCTGTCTGGGGGCGCTGGCCTGGACGGCGGCGGCGGACTGGGCCGGGGTGCGACCGCGGCCCGCCTTCGCGCACGGCGCCGAGCAGCCCACCGGGCGTGGGCTGACCCTGCTGGCCACGTATCACCCGAGCCCGCAGAACACCCGCACCGGCCGGCTCACCCCGGCGATGCTCGACACCGTGCTGACCCGCGCGGTCACGCTCGCCGCCGGTTGA
- a CDS encoding MarR family winged helix-turn-helix transcriptional regulator translates to MDDDRLFELADLILAVGRHIHVSKEVAGEQWTPLESAVMRFIDKNPGTSARAAAAATQLISSNFSRAVRSLEGKGLVRREIDEQDARRVRLYPTVRAQENLQRLRTIWSRELDGTLTDPAEIDVVIAALRRIEEQLVDRRRG, encoded by the coding sequence GTGGACGACGACAGATTGTTCGAACTGGCCGACCTGATCCTGGCGGTCGGCCGGCACATCCACGTGTCGAAGGAGGTCGCCGGCGAGCAGTGGACACCGCTGGAGAGCGCGGTCATGCGGTTCATCGACAAGAACCCGGGCACCTCGGCCCGGGCGGCGGCGGCGGCGACCCAGCTGATCTCCAGCAACTTCAGCCGGGCGGTGCGCAGCCTGGAGGGCAAGGGGCTGGTGCGCCGCGAGATCGACGAGCAGGACGCGCGGCGGGTGCGGCTCTACCCGACGGTACGGGCACAGGAGAACTTGCAGCGGCTGCGCACGATCTGGAGTCGTGAACTCGACGGCACCCTCACCGACCCGGCCGAGATCGACGTGGTGATCGCGGCGCTGCGGCGCATCGAAGAACAGCTCGTCGACCGCCGGCGAGGCTGA
- a CDS encoding MFS transporter, with translation MRTISAGLLRWRVATSVIFLLFGAALGAWTARVPAIKHDLGLSDRQLSLALLGLAAGAITGMQLAGRFVDRFGARAVLAPAALAEGVLLVPTAYVPGVVGLFLALFVFGVGHGCLNIAMNAEALRVQQAWARPVISSFHAVYSIGGFAGAAVGGLFASAGVGARVTFLCVGAGVLLVAAVAARVVALSPAPAAAHPEEAAAGPLRGVLTLGALAFCVLVGEGAAADWSAVYLRDNLHAGAGTAALGYAAFAGAMTAGRLVGDRFVARWGAVAVVRASGLLATTGLGGALLIGEPWAAAAGWACFGAGLSGIAPQIFSVAGARNPAQQGRALARVVGMGYAGFLAGPVLIGLASGPVGLPAALGIPVALAAVVALSAGVLRVGSRSGSSAAVTSGGHPSVDIGD, from the coding sequence GTGCGGACGATCTCGGCGGGGCTGCTGCGGTGGCGGGTGGCGACCTCGGTCATCTTCCTGTTGTTCGGGGCGGCGCTGGGGGCGTGGACGGCCCGGGTCCCGGCGATCAAGCACGACCTGGGGCTCAGCGACCGGCAGCTGAGCCTGGCGCTGCTCGGGCTGGCGGCCGGTGCGATCACCGGCATGCAGCTGGCCGGGCGGTTCGTCGACCGGTTCGGGGCCCGCGCGGTGCTCGCCCCGGCGGCGCTGGCCGAGGGTGTGCTGCTGGTGCCCACGGCGTACGTACCCGGGGTCGTGGGGTTGTTCCTCGCGCTGTTCGTCTTCGGGGTGGGGCACGGCTGCCTGAACATCGCGATGAACGCCGAGGCGCTGCGGGTGCAGCAGGCGTGGGCGCGGCCGGTCATCTCGTCGTTCCACGCGGTCTACAGCATCGGCGGGTTCGCCGGGGCAGCGGTGGGCGGCTTGTTCGCGTCGGCCGGGGTGGGCGCGCGGGTGACGTTCCTCTGCGTCGGCGCCGGTGTGCTGCTGGTCGCGGCGGTGGCGGCGCGGGTGGTGGCGCTGAGCCCGGCCCCGGCCGCGGCGCACCCGGAGGAAGCGGCGGCGGGCCCCCTGCGCGGTGTGCTCACCCTCGGGGCGCTGGCGTTCTGCGTGCTGGTGGGCGAGGGTGCCGCCGCCGACTGGAGCGCCGTGTACCTGCGTGACAACCTGCACGCCGGGGCGGGCACGGCGGCCCTGGGCTACGCGGCCTTCGCGGGTGCGATGACGGCCGGGCGGCTCGTGGGGGACCGGTTCGTGGCGCGCTGGGGTGCGGTGGCGGTGGTACGGGCCAGCGGTCTGCTCGCCACCACCGGGCTGGGTGGTGCGCTGCTGATCGGTGAGCCGTGGGCGGCGGCGGCCGGCTGGGCCTGCTTCGGGGCCGGGCTGTCCGGCATCGCCCCGCAGATCTTCTCGGTCGCGGGCGCCCGCAACCCGGCCCAGCAGGGTCGCGCGCTGGCCCGGGTGGTCGGCATGGGCTACGCCGGGTTTCTGGCCGGGCCGGTGCTGATCGGCCTGGCCAGTGGCCCGGTCGGGTTGCCGGCCGCGCTGGGCATCCCGGTCGCGCTGGCCGCGGTGGTCGCGCTGTCGGCCGGCGTCCTGCGGGTCGGCAGCCGCAGCGGCTCCTCGGCTGCCGTCACCAGTGGTGGACATCCCAGCGTCGACATCGGTGACTGA